One window of the Herbiconiux sp. L3-i23 genome contains the following:
- a CDS encoding DsbA family protein yields the protein MAEPIKVDIWSDIACPWCFIGKRKFEEGLKRFGGDVEVEYHSFELSPDTPVDFDGSTTDFLAERKGMPHAQVEQMLAHVTGIASSVGLDYDFDAVKHTNTVKGHQLIHYAKAHGRQAEMKERLLSAYFEEGRHVGRIEDLADIAAELGFDRDDVLAALQSDRYLADVRADQQQAIAYGIQGVPFFVLDGKYGVSGAQDPSVFENVLSQVSAEREGDAA from the coding sequence ATGGCTGAACCCATCAAGGTCGACATCTGGTCCGACATCGCCTGCCCGTGGTGCTTCATCGGCAAGCGCAAGTTCGAAGAGGGGCTGAAGCGATTCGGCGGCGACGTCGAGGTCGAGTACCACTCGTTCGAGCTCTCGCCCGACACCCCGGTCGACTTCGACGGCAGCACCACCGACTTCCTCGCCGAGCGCAAGGGGATGCCCCACGCTCAGGTCGAGCAGATGCTCGCTCACGTGACCGGCATCGCCTCGTCGGTGGGACTCGACTACGACTTCGACGCGGTGAAGCACACCAACACCGTCAAGGGGCACCAGCTCATCCACTACGCCAAGGCACACGGCCGGCAGGCGGAGATGAAGGAGCGCCTGCTCTCGGCGTACTTCGAGGAGGGGCGCCACGTCGGCCGGATCGAGGACCTCGCCGACATCGCCGCGGAGCTGGGATTCGACCGCGACGACGTGCTGGCCGCGTTGCAGTCGGACCGCTATCTGGCCGATGTGCGCGCCGACCAGCAGCAGGCGATCGCCTACGGCATCCAGGGTGTGCCCTTCTTCGTCCTCGACGGCAAGTACGGGGTTTCGGGTGCGCAGGACCCGTCGGTGTTCGAGAACGTGCTGAGCCAGGTCTCGGCCGAGCGCGAAGGCGACGCGGCGTGA
- the dnaG gene encoding DNA primase — protein MAGRIRKSDIDEVRTRTNIADIVGDHVALKPAGVGSLKGLCPFHDERSPSFHVRPAVGRYHCFGCGEDGDVYTFLQKLDHATFAEAVERLAGRIGYTLHYEDGGPAASESGNRARLLAANRAAGEFFVERLASPDADAGRRFLGERGFDRAAAAHFGVGFAPKSWDELTKHLRGRGFTNEELSAAGLVSSGDRGPYDRFRGRVVWPIRDLTGETVGFGARRLFDDDKGPKYLNTPETPIYHKSQVLYGLDLAKRDMSRARQVVVVEGYTDVMACHLAGITTAVATCGTSFGVEHIKIIRRVLGDDSGLGEVVFTFDPDAAGQKAAVRAFAEEQRFAAQTYVATGPEGLDPCDLRLARGDEAVRGMIDSKKPMFEFMIKQQLAAHDLDTVEGRVGALRAAAPIVAGIRDPSLRPGYSRELARWLGMELGEVSRAVSSAASRPAPVERDEAPPRLSGGEPAAEPAPRPQGPTLAQLPTDASTRLERDALMGMIQHPALVGDALLERATKTGFGNRALAAVRDAVGANIATASSPEWLDTLADAVPEVLVGLARELSIAPLPQTRGEELLRVYVRDLASRLVDRDLQRRKRDLLAQLQRTGSGEDPERYRAVQQSLVELEAERRSLSQL, from the coding sequence GTGGCGGGTCGTATCCGGAAGAGTGACATCGATGAGGTGAGGACCCGCACCAACATCGCCGACATCGTCGGCGACCACGTCGCGCTGAAGCCCGCCGGAGTCGGGTCGCTCAAGGGTCTCTGCCCCTTCCACGACGAGCGCAGCCCCAGCTTCCACGTCCGACCCGCCGTCGGCCGCTACCACTGCTTCGGCTGCGGTGAGGACGGCGACGTCTACACCTTCCTGCAGAAGCTCGACCACGCCACCTTCGCCGAAGCCGTCGAGCGTCTCGCCGGCCGCATCGGCTACACGCTGCACTACGAGGACGGCGGCCCTGCCGCGTCCGAGAGCGGCAACCGCGCGCGACTTCTCGCCGCGAACCGAGCGGCGGGGGAGTTCTTCGTCGAACGCCTCGCGAGCCCCGACGCGGATGCGGGTCGCCGGTTCCTCGGCGAGCGCGGCTTTGACCGCGCCGCCGCCGCCCACTTCGGCGTCGGCTTCGCACCGAAGAGTTGGGACGAGCTCACCAAGCACCTGCGCGGACGCGGCTTCACGAACGAGGAGCTCTCGGCCGCAGGCCTGGTCTCGAGCGGCGACCGCGGACCCTACGACCGCTTCCGCGGCCGGGTCGTCTGGCCCATCCGCGACCTCACCGGCGAGACCGTCGGCTTCGGCGCGCGGCGCCTGTTCGACGACGACAAGGGCCCCAAATACCTCAACACCCCCGAGACGCCGATCTACCACAAGTCGCAGGTGCTCTACGGGCTCGACCTCGCCAAACGCGACATGTCCCGCGCACGGCAGGTCGTCGTCGTCGAGGGCTACACCGACGTGATGGCCTGCCACCTCGCGGGCATCACCACCGCGGTCGCGACCTGCGGCACCTCGTTCGGCGTCGAGCACATCAAGATCATCCGCCGCGTCCTCGGCGACGACAGCGGGCTCGGCGAGGTCGTCTTCACCTTCGACCCCGACGCCGCAGGGCAGAAGGCGGCGGTGCGCGCCTTCGCCGAGGAGCAGCGGTTCGCCGCCCAGACCTATGTCGCCACCGGACCGGAGGGTCTCGACCCGTGCGACCTCCGCCTCGCCCGGGGCGACGAGGCCGTGCGCGGCATGATCGACTCGAAGAAGCCGATGTTCGAGTTCATGATCAAGCAGCAGCTCGCCGCCCACGACCTCGACACGGTCGAGGGTCGCGTCGGCGCCCTGCGTGCGGCCGCGCCGATCGTCGCCGGCATCCGCGACCCATCGCTGCGTCCCGGCTACTCACGCGAATTGGCGCGGTGGCTCGGCATGGAGCTCGGCGAGGTGTCGCGCGCGGTCAGCAGCGCGGCGTCGCGGCCCGCCCCGGTCGAACGCGACGAGGCACCGCCCCGACTGTCCGGTGGCGAGCCCGCCGCCGAGCCGGCGCCGCGCCCGCAGGGGCCGACGCTCGCGCAGCTTCCGACCGACGCGAGCACGCGTCTCGAGCGCGACGCGCTGATGGGGATGATCCAGCACCCCGCCCTCGTCGGCGACGCGCTGCTCGAACGCGCCACCAAGACCGGGTTCGGTAACCGCGCCCTCGCCGCCGTGCGCGACGCCGTGGGCGCGAACATCGCCACCGCGTCATCGCCCGAGTGGCTCGACACCCTCGCCGATGCGGTGCCGGAAGTCCTCGTGGGGCTCGCCCGCGAGCTCAGCATCGCCCCGCTGCCGCAGACCCGCGGTGAGGAGCTGCTGCGGGTCTACGTGCGGGACCTCGCCTCGAGGCTCGTCGACCGCGACCTGCAGCGCCGCAAGCGCGACCTCCTCGCGCAGCTCCAGCGCACCGGCTCGGGGGAGGACCCCGAGCGCTATCGCGCGGTGCAGCAGTCGCTCGTCGAACTCGAAGCCGAACGGCGCTCGCTCAGCCAGCTCTAG
- a CDS encoding ABC transporter permease has protein sequence MLVAGLIITAVFVLLAIFAPLIAPYGYAQLRDDDGAFGAQQPPSAAHWFGTTVGGYDVLSRVIWGTQTALLVIVIAVILSIFLGVFLGLVSGYIGGWLDRVLVVIADAVYAFPSLLLAIVVAIVISGGQSNQIAGVLAAAISITVIFIPQYFRVIRAETVRIKAEAFVESARVIGASTPRVMFRHVLRNATRTLPLIFTLNSSEAILTLAGLGFLGFGIEPSSAAEWGYDLNKALSDVTSGIWWTALYPGLAIVFVVLGITLVGESLNDLADPRLRGRRAVGAASGTVAQTSVVAGGVIDAPGGVDGLESPGEGGGDR, from the coding sequence ATGCTCGTGGCCGGTCTCATCATCACCGCGGTGTTCGTGCTGCTCGCGATCTTCGCCCCGCTGATCGCGCCCTACGGCTACGCCCAGCTCCGCGACGACGACGGCGCGTTCGGCGCACAGCAGCCGCCGTCGGCCGCGCACTGGTTCGGTACCACCGTCGGCGGCTACGACGTGCTCTCACGGGTGATCTGGGGAACGCAGACCGCGCTCCTCGTGATCGTCATCGCCGTCATCCTGTCGATCTTCCTCGGCGTCTTCCTCGGCCTCGTCTCCGGCTACATCGGCGGCTGGCTCGACCGCGTGCTCGTCGTGATCGCCGACGCCGTGTACGCGTTCCCGTCGCTGCTGCTCGCCATCGTCGTCGCCATCGTCATCTCGGGCGGCCAGTCGAACCAGATCGCGGGCGTGCTCGCCGCCGCGATCTCGATCACCGTCATCTTCATCCCGCAGTACTTCCGCGTCATCCGCGCGGAGACCGTGCGGATCAAGGCGGAGGCGTTCGTCGAGTCCGCTCGGGTAATCGGCGCGAGCACCCCGCGCGTGATGTTCCGTCACGTGCTACGCAACGCGACCAGGACTCTGCCGCTGATCTTCACGCTCAACTCGTCGGAGGCGATCCTGACCCTCGCGGGGCTCGGCTTCCTCGGCTTCGGCATCGAGCCGAGCTCGGCCGCCGAATGGGGCTACGACCTCAACAAGGCGCTGTCGGATGTCACGAGCGGAATCTGGTGGACGGCGCTCTACCCGGGCCTCGCCATCGTGTTCGTCGTGCTCGGCATCACCCTCGTCGGTGAGAGCCTCAACGACCTCGCCGACCCGCGCCTGCGCGGTCGTCGCGCGGTCGGGGCCGCGTCGGGCACCGTCGCGCAGACCTCGGTCGTCGCCGGCGGC
- a CDS encoding ABC transporter substrate-binding protein produces the protein MASAFSKGRRSRRALIAVAGLGASAIVLAGCASGGDTGGDGGGDGGTVTIGTTDKVTVLDPAGSYDNGSFAVMNQVFPFLLNTPYGSPDVEPDIAESAEFTSPTEYTVTLKEGLTFANGNELTSSDVKFTFDRQVAIADENGPSSLLANLDSVEAPDDLTVVFTLKSENDQTFPQILSSPAGPIVDEDVFSATELTSDEDIVEGHAFAGQYDIASYDFNNLISYTRFDDYQGVLGAAENETVNVKYYAESSNLKLDVQEGNIDVAFRSLSATDVEDLSGNDDVKVWDGPGGEIRYIVFNFDTQPFGATTAEADPAKALAVRQAVADLIDREALAEQIYKGTYTPLYSFVPAGLTGATEALKPLYGDGEGGADAEKAAATLSAAGVSTPVELNLQYSNDHYGPSSADEYALIKDQLESTGLFTVNLQTTEWVQYSKDRTSDVYPAYQLGWFPDYSDADNYLSPFFIKENFLGNHFDDAEVQGLIAQQVSTTDPAERQALIEEIQDKVAAQLSTVPYLQGAQVAVSGTDVDGVTLDASFKFRYAPITKG, from the coding sequence ATGGCATCCGCATTCTCGAAGGGCCGTCGCAGCAGGCGCGCCCTGATCGCCGTCGCCGGACTCGGCGCCAGCGCGATCGTCCTCGCCGGCTGCGCGTCGGGTGGAGACACCGGCGGCGACGGCGGCGGCGACGGTGGCACGGTCACCATCGGCACCACCGACAAGGTGACCGTCCTCGACCCGGCCGGCTCGTACGACAACGGCTCGTTCGCCGTCATGAACCAGGTCTTCCCCTTCCTTCTCAACACCCCGTACGGCAGCCCCGACGTCGAGCCCGACATCGCGGAGTCGGCCGAGTTCACCTCGCCGACCGAGTACACGGTGACGCTCAAGGAGGGCCTGACCTTCGCGAACGGCAACGAGCTGACCTCGTCGGATGTGAAGTTCACCTTCGATCGCCAGGTCGCCATCGCCGACGAGAACGGCCCGTCCAGCCTGCTCGCGAACCTCGACTCGGTCGAGGCGCCCGACGACCTCACCGTCGTGTTCACGCTGAAGAGCGAGAACGACCAGACCTTCCCGCAGATCCTCTCGAGCCCCGCCGGCCCGATCGTGGATGAGGACGTCTTCTCGGCCACCGAGCTCACCTCCGACGAGGACATCGTCGAGGGTCACGCGTTCGCCGGTCAGTACGACATCGCGAGCTACGACTTCAACAACCTGATCTCGTACACGCGCTTCGACGACTACCAGGGCGTCCTCGGCGCGGCCGAGAACGAGACGGTCAACGTCAAGTACTACGCCGAGTCGTCGAACCTCAAGCTCGACGTGCAGGAGGGCAACATCGACGTGGCGTTCCGGAGCCTCTCCGCGACCGACGTCGAAGACCTCTCCGGCAACGACGACGTCAAGGTGTGGGACGGCCCCGGTGGAGAGATCCGCTACATCGTCTTCAACTTCGACACGCAGCCCTTCGGGGCGACGACCGCGGAGGCCGACCCGGCCAAGGCTCTCGCCGTGCGTCAGGCGGTCGCCGACCTGATCGACCGCGAGGCTCTCGCGGAGCAGATCTACAAGGGCACCTACACCCCGCTCTACTCCTTCGTCCCCGCCGGTCTGACCGGTGCGACCGAGGCGCTGAAGCCGCTCTACGGCGACGGCGAGGGCGGCGCGGACGCCGAGAAGGCGGCGGCGACCCTGTCCGCGGCGGGCGTCAGCACCCCGGTCGAGCTGAACCTCCAGTACAGCAACGACCACTACGGCCCCTCGTCGGCCGACGAGTACGCGCTGATCAAGGACCAGCTCGAGTCGACCGGCCTGTTCACCGTGAACCTGCAGACCACCGAGTGGGTGCAGTACTCGAAGGACCGCACCTCCGACGTGTACCCGGCCTACCAGCTGGGCTGGTTCCCGGACTACTCCGACGCCGACAACTACCTGTCGCCGTTCTTCATCAAGGAGAACTTCCTCGGCAACCACTTCGACGACGCCGAGGTCCAGGGCCTCATCGCCCAGCAGGTCAGCACCACCGACCCCGCCGAGCGTCAGGCGCTGATCGAGGAGATCCAGGACAAGGTCGCGGCGCAGCTCTCGACCGTCCCGTACCTCCAGGGTGCGCAGGTCGCGGTGTCCGGAACCGACGTCGACGGCGTTACGCTCGACGCGTCGTTCAAGTTCCGTTACGCGCCGATCACCAAGGGCTGA
- the dusB gene encoding tRNA dihydrouridine synthase DusB, which translates to MSIASATLASPAPALEIGPLRLDTPVVLAPMAGITNTAFRRLCREFGAGLYVSEMITSRALVERTPETMRLITHHESETPRSIQLYGVDPATVAEAVRILVDEDRADHIDLNFGCPVPKVTRKGGGAALPWKLDLFRDIVEGAVKSARHVPLTVKMRKGIDEDHLTYLEAGRIAEGAGVASMALHARTASEFYSGHADWSAIAKLKQTITSVPVLGNGDIWSGADAVRMVEETGCDGVVVGRGCLGRPWLFADLAAAFAGDDTLVTPTLGEVAAAFRRHAELLVEFFGSEERGCRDIRKHVAWYFKGYPVGGETRAALATSDSLQRIDDLLGELDPDIPYPGDAAEGQRGRAGTPKRPVLPEGWLESRELGAVARGEVAGAELENSGG; encoded by the coding sequence ATGTCGATCGCTTCCGCCACGCTGGCCTCGCCCGCGCCGGCCCTCGAGATCGGGCCGCTGCGGCTCGACACTCCGGTCGTGCTGGCGCCCATGGCCGGCATCACGAACACCGCCTTCCGTCGCCTGTGCCGCGAATTCGGGGCGGGTCTGTACGTGAGCGAGATGATCACGAGCCGCGCCCTCGTCGAACGCACGCCCGAGACGATGCGGCTCATCACCCATCACGAGTCCGAGACTCCGCGCAGCATCCAGCTCTACGGAGTCGACCCGGCGACCGTCGCCGAGGCCGTCCGAATCCTCGTCGACGAGGACCGCGCCGACCACATCGACCTCAACTTCGGCTGCCCGGTGCCCAAGGTCACCCGCAAGGGCGGCGGCGCCGCGCTGCCGTGGAAGCTCGACCTGTTCCGCGACATCGTCGAAGGCGCGGTGAAGTCCGCCCGGCACGTGCCGCTCACCGTGAAGATGCGCAAGGGCATCGACGAGGACCACCTCACCTACCTCGAGGCGGGCCGCATCGCCGAGGGCGCCGGAGTGGCGAGCATGGCCCTGCACGCCCGCACCGCGTCGGAGTTCTACTCGGGGCATGCCGACTGGTCGGCCATCGCGAAGCTCAAGCAGACCATCACGAGCGTCCCCGTGCTCGGCAACGGCGACATCTGGTCGGGAGCCGACGCGGTGCGCATGGTCGAGGAGACCGGATGCGACGGAGTGGTCGTCGGCCGCGGTTGCCTCGGTCGGCCCTGGCTGTTCGCCGACCTCGCGGCCGCATTCGCGGGCGACGACACCCTCGTCACCCCGACGCTCGGCGAGGTCGCCGCCGCCTTCCGCCGTCACGCGGAGCTGCTCGTGGAGTTCTTCGGCAGCGAGGAGCGCGGCTGCCGCGACATCCGCAAGCACGTCGCCTGGTACTTCAAGGGCTACCCGGTCGGTGGTGAGACCCGCGCCGCGCTCGCGACCAGCGACAGCCTGCAGCGCATCGACGACCTCCTCGGCGAACTCGACCCCGACATCCCGTATCCGGGCGACGCCGCCGAGGGGCAGCGCGGACGCGCGGGCACGCCTAAGCGTCCCGTGCTGCCCGAGGGGTGGCTCGAGAGTCGCGAGCTGGGCGCCGTGGCGCGCGGTGAGGTCGCCGGAGCAGAGCTCGAGAACAGCGGTGGTTGA
- a CDS encoding deoxyguanosinetriphosphate triphosphohydrolase has translation MLSGVGYDERDSERWLPEEHSSRRSDFARDRARLLHSSALRRLAAKTQVLSPTAGLDFARNRLTHSLEVAQVGREIGANLGLDPDVVDTACLAHDLGHPPFGHNGEKALSDWAEDIGGFEGNAQSLRLLTRLEPKTFGPDGRPYGLNLTRASLDASCKYPWSAVQSVADPSGRAKFGFYADDIDAFEWLRRDAPTGVRCVEAQVMDLSDDIAYSVHDFEDAVTGGYIDVASLGDVAGQDDLVTAMHAWVGGEFDHAELVAAFDRLAALPFWISTWDASRRDQGRLKNLTSQLIGRFAGSATRATREAYPWEQLARFGASVVVPRDIGAEIAVLKGIVAAFVMTSSSREPVYQQQRAILRELADVLAERPDEMDPSFRADHRDAVDDIARGRAVVDQVASLTDQSAIAWHERLVG, from the coding sequence ATGCTGTCGGGCGTCGGATACGACGAGCGCGACAGCGAACGCTGGCTGCCCGAAGAACACTCGAGCCGGCGCAGCGACTTCGCCCGCGACCGCGCGCGCCTGCTGCACAGCAGCGCGCTGCGGCGCCTCGCCGCGAAGACGCAGGTGCTGAGCCCGACCGCGGGCCTCGATTTCGCCCGCAACCGGCTCACCCACTCGCTCGAGGTCGCGCAGGTCGGGCGCGAGATCGGCGCGAACCTCGGACTCGACCCCGACGTCGTCGACACCGCCTGCCTCGCGCACGATCTCGGACATCCGCCGTTCGGACACAACGGCGAGAAGGCCCTCTCCGACTGGGCGGAGGACATCGGCGGGTTCGAGGGCAACGCGCAGTCGCTGCGCCTGCTGACCCGCCTCGAGCCGAAGACCTTCGGGCCCGACGGCCGTCCGTACGGTCTCAATCTCACCCGCGCGAGCCTCGACGCGAGCTGCAAGTACCCGTGGTCGGCCGTACAGTCGGTCGCCGACCCGAGCGGTCGGGCGAAGTTCGGCTTCTACGCCGACGACATCGACGCGTTCGAGTGGCTGCGCCGGGACGCGCCGACGGGCGTCCGCTGCGTCGAAGCGCAGGTCATGGATCTCTCCGACGACATCGCCTACTCGGTGCACGACTTCGAGGACGCGGTGACGGGCGGTTACATCGACGTCGCCTCCCTCGGCGATGTCGCCGGCCAGGACGACCTGGTGACCGCGATGCACGCCTGGGTCGGCGGCGAGTTCGACCACGCCGAACTGGTCGCCGCGTTCGACCGGCTCGCAGCGCTGCCGTTCTGGATCTCGACCTGGGACGCATCCCGCCGCGACCAGGGGCGTCTCAAGAACCTGACCAGCCAGCTGATCGGCCGGTTCGCGGGCAGCGCGACCCGGGCGACGCGCGAGGCGTACCCGTGGGAGCAGCTCGCCCGTTTCGGCGCGAGCGTCGTCGTGCCGCGCGACATCGGGGCGGAGATCGCCGTGCTGAAGGGCATCGTCGCCGCGTTCGTCATGACGAGCAGCAGCCGCGAGCCGGTCTACCAGCAGCAGCGCGCCATCCTGCGGGAGCTCGCCGATGTCCTCGCCGAGCGGCCCGACGAGATGGACCCGTCCTTCCGAGCGGACCACCGTGACGCCGTCGACGACATCGCCCGCGGGCGCGCGGTCGTCGATCAGGTGGCGAGCCTCACCGACCAGTCGGCCATCGCATGGCACGAACGCCTCGTCGGCTGA
- a CDS encoding ABC transporter permease, with amino-acid sequence MTVTAPPETAGAPAPAARSRKQGGGLGRYLLIRFLLIFPTIFILVTMVFLLMRTTGDPITAALGGRLPADQLAERIAEAGYDRPLIVQYFEYLGQIATFDFGTTISDNRPVTEVLITYGGATLELAFYALIVAFIVGIPLGMLAAYLRDKWGDAVLRIFAILCYATPVFFAGLLLKLIFAVQLKWLPVAGRASTGAELQMQVLPGKTGIYLIDSLRTGDPDVIGDVLAHAVLPGLALGLLTAGVFLRLVRTNVIGTFGTDYVDAARSRGVGELRLVRKHAYKPALIPIITVIGLQIALLLGGAVLTETTFEWKGLGFQLAEYLQARDFVAVQGIVALLAVIVALTNFIVDVIAALVDPRVRY; translated from the coding sequence ATGACTGTCACCGCACCACCAGAGACCGCCGGGGCTCCCGCTCCCGCGGCTCGCAGCCGTAAGCAGGGAGGCGGGCTCGGACGCTACCTGCTGATCCGGTTCCTGCTGATCTTCCCGACCATCTTCATCCTGGTGACGATGGTGTTCCTCCTGATGAGGACCACGGGCGACCCGATCACCGCCGCTCTCGGCGGTCGGCTGCCCGCCGACCAGTTGGCGGAGCGCATCGCCGAGGCCGGATACGACCGTCCGCTGATCGTGCAGTACTTCGAGTACCTCGGCCAGATCGCGACTTTCGACTTCGGCACGACGATCAGCGACAACCGTCCGGTGACCGAGGTCCTGATCACCTACGGCGGCGCCACCCTCGAGCTGGCCTTCTACGCCCTCATCGTCGCGTTCATCGTCGGCATCCCGCTCGGGATGCTCGCCGCCTACCTGCGCGACAAGTGGGGCGACGCGGTCCTGCGCATCTTCGCGATCCTCTGCTACGCGACCCCGGTGTTCTTCGCGGGGCTTCTGCTGAAGCTCATCTTCGCGGTGCAGCTGAAGTGGCTGCCTGTCGCCGGTCGCGCGTCGACCGGAGCGGAACTGCAGATGCAGGTGCTTCCCGGCAAGACGGGCATCTACCTGATCGACTCGCTCCGCACCGGCGACCCCGACGTCATCGGCGACGTCCTCGCCCACGCGGTGCTGCCGGGTCTCGCGCTCGGCCTCCTGACGGCGGGAGTCTTCCTCCGCCTCGTGCGCACGAACGTGATCGGCACCTTCGGCACCGACTACGTCGACGCGGCCCGTTCGCGCGGCGTCGGCGAACTGCGACTGGTCCGCAAGCACGCCTACAAGCCGGCGCTCATCCCGATCATCACCGTCATCGGCCTGCAGATCGCGCTGCTCCTCGGCGGCGCGGTGCTGACCGAGACGACCTTCGAGTGGAAGGGGCTCGGCTTCCAGCTCGCCGAGTACCTGCAGGCGCGCGACTTCGTGGCCGTGCAGGGCATCGTTGCGCTGCTCGCCGTGATCGTCGCGCTCACCAACTTCATCGTCGACGTCATCGCCGCACTGGTCGACCCGAGAGTGAGGTACTGA
- a CDS encoding aminoacyl-tRNA deacylase, whose translation MSRERVLADAAERGLTVEIIERPAAGSLEEAAGLLGISPADIVKSLVVKRKDGTYLFALVPGDRQIAWAKLRAVVGVNKLQLPDAGQALEATGYERGTITPLGSTTAWPVYADSRIAGRRIAMGAGEHGSSLFVDADALVAAFDATLADISD comes from the coding sequence ATGTCACGTGAACGAGTCCTCGCCGATGCGGCCGAGCGCGGCCTGACCGTCGAGATCATCGAGCGCCCCGCGGCGGGATCCCTCGAGGAGGCGGCCGGACTGCTCGGCATCTCCCCCGCGGACATCGTGAAGTCGCTCGTCGTCAAGCGTAAGGACGGCACCTACCTGTTCGCGCTCGTCCCCGGCGACCGGCAGATCGCGTGGGCGAAGCTGCGCGCCGTCGTCGGCGTCAACAAGCTGCAGCTGCCCGACGCGGGTCAGGCGCTCGAGGCCACCGGGTACGAGCGCGGCACCATCACCCCGCTCGGCAGCACGACGGCGTGGCCGGTGTACGCCGACTCCCGCATCGCGGGTCGCCGCATCGCGATGGGGGCGGGCGAGCACGGCTCGAGCCTCTTCGTCGACGCCGACGCGCTCGTCGCCGCGTTCGACGCCACCCTCGCCGACATCAGCGACTGA
- a CDS encoding oxygenase MpaB family protein: MARTPRRLTAAASSPSFGDVAGEFILLAGGGRALLLQLAAPGVARGVAEHSGFASDPTRRLVGTTDYLYTLAFGSEEEIRAAARAVGRAHRGVRSETTPHAYDARDPALQLWVAATLYDTTVMMYELAWGPLPPEAADEVYRRSARIGTALGMPSELWPADRAAFDAYWNEQVATLEVTPVARHVARQLLRPDHGPAWMRPLLPLARVVTAGLLPPRLRASYGIRWTPSLQRDFERRLRFLLAFYRVLPRAVRRVPSARSRRGRATLAWPGTHA; this comes from the coding sequence ATGGCACGAACGCCTCGTCGGCTGACCGCTGCCGCCTCCTCGCCCTCGTTCGGGGACGTCGCAGGGGAGTTCATCCTGCTCGCCGGCGGGGGACGGGCGCTGCTGCTGCAGCTCGCGGCGCCGGGCGTCGCGCGCGGGGTGGCCGAACACAGCGGGTTCGCCTCCGACCCGACGCGTCGCCTCGTGGGCACGACTGATTACCTGTACACGCTGGCGTTCGGCAGCGAGGAGGAGATCAGGGCGGCCGCGCGCGCCGTCGGGCGGGCGCATCGCGGGGTCCGCTCCGAAACGACGCCGCACGCGTACGACGCTCGCGACCCCGCCCTGCAGCTGTGGGTGGCGGCGACGCTCTACGACACGACCGTCATGATGTACGAGCTGGCGTGGGGGCCTCTTCCGCCGGAGGCTGCGGATGAGGTGTACCGACGCAGCGCCCGCATCGGCACGGCGCTCGGCATGCCGTCGGAGCTCTGGCCCGCGGATCGCGCGGCGTTCGACGCCTACTGGAACGAGCAGGTTGCAACGCTCGAGGTGACGCCGGTCGCGCGGCACGTCGCCCGACAGTTGCTGCGTCCCGATCACGGTCCGGCGTGGATGCGTCCGTTGCTGCCGCTCGCGCGGGTCGTGACGGCGGGACTGCTGCCGCCGCGATTGCGGGCGTCGTACGGGATCCGGTGGACGCCGTCGCTGCAGCGCGACTTCGAGCGCCGACTGCGCTTCCTCCTGGCGTTCTACCGCGTGCTGCCGCGCGCGGTACGCCGGGTCCCGAGCGCGAGATCCCGTCGGGGCCGCGCCACTCTCGCCTGGCCCGGCACCCACGCCTGA